The following are encoded in a window of Artemia franciscana chromosome 5, ASM3288406v1, whole genome shotgun sequence genomic DNA:
- the LOC136027097 gene encoding dynamin-binding protein-like — MQLATVIYPFTANTDEEISLQKGSSVIVKQEVDKYWCYGFVCGCDKEGKLPKANISLVNINCDIDQKAFVAIYDYDSGVNGDLVLKSGNIIFGTEKLDESWWYGNSNAKSGLFPVNYTVEVEVTKKAKVLGKKAVVVQSLQPQLESELHLVKHDIVTITGEPMTGWYSGIIDGKTGVFPCECVNITDIVSDPPSSLIKNEIDEFSVCDTSMQHRTSAELYCNMYSEDIEGVDGMQCQIDTVLSKNMHFNNVQAVNDWVFNNPASNNQRYCNVDLFGTCDNRIPIEDPIEVPTESILHDCATRCEETDVNFFKDEYFMANPQHLASVCYTEQKPIHAIALYDFVPESENELALQANQEVYVLKDLGNGWTDGLINGCRGIFPSTYIKIYEHFHKENDRNYIGPSEISNCITKKKDSSLGRAFGQTKNKESNKPPRPFTWQLVTPADQSIKVDPKVIYEGLAHPIIAKTDAKEVGMRHSFSDLVDVKTTDANLNCSLFDWKQISKVPPIPPRKFEVANAELPFHGTVDNSSGFCYQETNMKDNLYKISSKSSSPFYYTQKETYETNNYQFFPNLPVIAAKGELFQGYTVRSENLTVDVEEVDCKNIQSACSTTSSSYPSSEERIYMGGMKHALAPHDTEKSIQLKKVPSRPAPPCPDVPKKKCADLLVKYCLSTINELVLTEKEYLKDMRLAISAFELDKPDVFTQNGCDIIKLFGNVDDVIALSDTIVRRLEKYDESIKDVTVIADCFIDLKDRVESVFMVYCNNYDSVHSALCDYEDIVAVKCEFERRISILKEQVICFNMDSILIKPVQRVMRYQLLLGKIVKFFPEDWHGREKMMQAYQVMVKIISDINETKRRREVLKKYFDETEDISKKLSKVNLHSMSKKSMRMATKVSMSLKMPIIQDSRYIELVNSYETLVEAVSNLQSTIEGIHSSLNTIFNQQLIISESIASLHDKKHQLKEIDVYCNVQRLLRMKCWGEFDSSVHDKVFEPLTELNSLFVMPSKLITKRQNKFLDLMSATQKLEKNKDLTKARVIKEEYSSSKSTFEALNSQLLKELPIFIEQGFIVYCSCLHSWMTLRQKLLSSCNVVFLENAPERSATSISEKFYQRYLEALEKLQGISIISLTALGAKSSPCSKRKEEDNFFLLSKYKADDLFIVSKAFEPKNEFEIKLGLGALVAVIKRCDPTGNSDCWLVDTGTKKGFLPCCVLEPKTSPSNMETILLTLADGKCYYKPNSEAFTNNKLSGKSGSPIYEQVEDDLHPDLLGLQFPIYEEIPDTDFSDYYIVLYNFQARNETELTVFAGESVQIINFCDLSGNNDWYMAVNSEGKKGYIPSSYLKKKC; from the coding sequence ATGCAGTTAGCCACTGTTATTTACCCATTCACTGCTAACACTGATGAAGAGATCTCGCTACAAAAAGGTTCCAGCGTCATAGTGAAGCAAGAGGTTGATAAATACTGGTGTTATGGATTTGTCTGTGGCTGTGATAAGGAAGGGAAACTCCCAAAGGCAAATATTTCATTAGTGAATATCAACTGTGATATTGACCAGAAAGCCTTTGTGGCCATCTATGATTATGATTCTGGTGTTAATGGAGATTTAGTGCTGAAATCTGgtaatataatttttggtaCAGAAAAATTAGATGAAAGTTGGTGGTATGGTAATTCAAATGCAAAATCTGGCCTCTTTCCTGTGAATTATACAGTCGAAGTTGaagtaactaaaaaagctaaagtgCTTGGGAAAAAAGCTGTGGTGGTCCAGAGCTTACAACCTCAACTTGAAAGTGAACTTCATTTAGTGAAACATGATATTGTCACTATTACTGGTGAGCCTATGACTGGATGGTATTCAGGTATCATTGATGGCAAGACAGGAGTATTTCCTTGTGAATGTGTAAACATTACTGATATTGTTTCTGATCCTCCATCATCTCTAATCAAGAATGAAATTGATGAATTTAGTGTCTGTGATACAAGTATGCAGCACAGGACAAGTGCTGAATTGTATTGCAATATGTATTCTGAGGATATTGAGGGAGTTGATGGTATGCAATGCCAGATAGACACTGTATTATCAAAAAACATGCATTTCAACAATGTTCAAGCAGTAAATGACTGGGTTTTTAATAATCCTGCATCTAATAATCAAAGGTATTGTAATGTTGATTTATTTGGTACTTGCGACAATAGAATTCCTATAGAAGATCCAATAGAAGTACCAACTGAATCAATTTTACATGATTGTGCTACTAGATGTGAAGAAACAGATGTGAATTTCTTTAAAGATGAATACTTCATGGCCAATCCACAACATCTTGCCAGTGTTTGTTATACTGAGCAAAAGCCAATTCATGCTATAGCTCTTTATGACTTTGTACCTGAGTCAGAAAATGAACTTGCCCTTCAAGCTAATCAGGAAGTCTATGTTTTAAAAGACTTAGGCAATGGGTGGACTGATGGTTTGATTAATGGCTGTAGGGGTATATTCCCTAGTACTTATATAAAGATATATGAACACTTCCACAAGGAAAATGACAGGAATTATATAGGGCCTtctgaaatttctaattgtattACTAAAAAGAAAGATAGCTCACTTGGAAGAGCTTTTGGCCAGACAAAGAATAAGGAATCTAATAAACCACCTAGACCTTTTACTTGGCAACTTGTTACACCTGCTGACCAATCAATAAAAGTTGACCCAAAAGTGATCTATGAGGGCTTAGCTCATCCAATCATAGCTAAAACTGATGCTAAAGAAGTTGGAATGAGACACTCATTTTCAGACTTAGTGGATGTGAAGACAACAGATGCTAATTTGAATTGTAGTTTGTTTGATTGGAAACAAATTTCGAAAGTACCACCAATTCCACCAAGAAAATTTGAGGTGGCAAATGCTGAGCTTCCGTTTCATGGCACTGTAGATAATTCTTCAGGTTTCTGTTATCAGGAAACAAATATGAAGGacaatttatataaaatttcctCAAAATCAAGCTCTCCATTCTATTATACACAAAAGGAAACATATGAAACtaataattatcaatttttcCCCAATTTACCTGTAATAGCTGCAAAAGGTGAACTTTTTCAAGGATATACTGTGAGAAGTGAGAATCTAACAGTGGATGTTGAGGAGGTGGATTGTAAAAACATTCAAAGTGCTTGCAGCACAACTAGTAGCTCTTATCCCAGTAGTGAAGAAAGGATATACATGGGAGGAATGAAACATGCACTAGCACCTCATGATACTGAAAAATCAATCCAGCTTAAAAAGGTTCCCAGTCGACCAGCTCCTCCTTGCCCAGatgttcctaaaaaaaaatgtgctgatCTATTGGTGAAATATTGTCTAAGTACTATTAATGAGCTTGTTTTGACAGAGAAAGAATATCTAAAAGATATGAGATTAGCAATATCAGCCTTTGAGCTTGACAAGCCAGATGTTTTTACTCAAAATGGCTGTGATATTATTAAGCTGTTTGGCAATGTAGATGATGTAATTGCTTTATCTGATACTATTGTTAGAAGACTAGAAAAATATGATGAATCTATTAAAGATGTTACTGTCATAGCAGATTGTTTTATTGATCTTAAAGACAGAGTTGAATCAGTTTTTATGGtttattgtaataattatgaTTCAGTGCACTCAGCACTTTGTGATTATGAAGATATCGTTGCTGTTAAATGTGAGTTTGAAAGAAGAATCTCTATTTTAAAAGAACAAGTTATATGTTTTAATATGGACTCGATATTGATCAAGCCAGTTCAAAGAGTTATGAGGTATCAGCTTTTATTGGGGAAAATAGTTAAATTCTTTCCTGAGGACTGGCATGGGAGGGAAAAAATGATGCAAGCTTATCAAGTAATGGTAAAAATAATATCTGATATCAACGAAACAAAAAGGAGAAGGGAGGTACTGAAGaagtattttgatgaaactgaAGACATTAGCAAAAAGTTATCAAAAGTTAATCTCCATTCTATGAGTAAGAAGAGCATGCGTATGGCAACAAAAGTTAGTATGAGTTTGAAAATGCCAATTATTCAAGATTCTAGATACATTGAATTAGTAAACAGTTATGAAACTCTGGTAGAAGCTGTCTCAAACTTGCAATCTACTATTGAAGGAATTCATAGTAGTCTTAACACCATTTTCAATCAACAGCTAATTATATCTGAATCTATTGCATCTCTACATGACAAAAAGCATCAATTGAAGGAAATTGATGTCTACTGCAATGTTCAAAGACTCCTGAGAATGAAATGCTGGGGTGAATTTGATTCAAGTGTTCATGATAAGGTTTTTGAACCTTTAACTGAACTCAACTCTCTATTTGTTATGCCATCAAAGCTAATTACAAAGCGCCAGAATAAATTCCTAGATTTAATGTCTGCTACtcaaaaactggaaaagaatAAAGATCTAACAAAAGCCAGAGTGATTAAAGAGGAATATAGCTCATCTAAAAGTACTTTTGAAGCATTAAATTCACAATTACTGAAGGAACTGCCAATTTTTATTGAACAAGGTTTTATAGTTTATTGTTCATGCTTGCACTCCTGGATGACACTGAGACAAAAGTTGTTATCTAGTTGCAATgtagttttcttagaaaatgctcCAGAGAGATCAGCTACCTCTATTAgtgaaaaattttatcaaagGTATTTAGAAGCTTTGGAAAAACTACAGGGAATAAGTATTATTTCCCTGACAGCCTTAGGTGCGAAAAGCTCGCCTTgttctaaaagaaaagaagaagacaattttttcttattgtccAAGTACAAAGCTGATGACTTGTTTATtgtttctaaagcttttgaaccTAAGAATGAATTTGAAATCAAACTTGGACTGGGTGCTTTGGTTGCTGTTATAAAACGATGTGATCCTACTGGAAATTCTGATTGCTGGCTCGTTGATACTGGCACCAAAAAGGGGTTTTTACCATGTTGTGTACTTGAGCCAAAAACTAGTCCTTCCAACATGGAAACCATTTTATTAACTTTAGCTGACGGAAAGTGCTATTATAAACCAAATTCGGAAGCTTTCACTAATAACAAACTAAGTGGCAAATCTGGATCTCCTATCTATGAACAAGTTGAAGATGATTTGCATCCTGATCTCTTGGGCTTGCAATTTCCTATATACGAAGAAATACCAGATACTGATTTCTCTGATTATTACATTGTCCTGTATAACTTTCAGGCACGAAATGAGACAGAGTTGACCGTCTTTGCTGGTGAATCTGTTCAAATAATCAACTTTTGTGATTTATCTGGTAATAATGATTGGTACATGGCAGTCAACTCAGAGGGTAAAAAAGGCTACATACCTTCTAGCTATTTGAAGAAGAAATGCtga